A window of Pseudomonas monteilii contains these coding sequences:
- a CDS encoding carbamoyltransferase, with translation MALTILGLSGALSHDPSAALYIDGKLIAAAEEERFVRDKHAKNRMPYESAKFCLEQAGIKPSDVDVVAIPFAPISLFGKARWHYAKRYWYAPDRALDALLMGNRRYKRYRKKIVWCLEQLGFDPKKIKIEPVEHHLAHASSAYHCSGFKEKTAILGIDGKGEYATTFFGYGENGRIHKIKEFFDPDSLGGLYGAITEFLGFEMLDGEFKVMGMAPYGDASKYDFSRLASFENGELVINTEYANVIGLRRYKEKGKGFYFTPKLIEWLGPKREGDVADEPYIHYAASMQALFEKLALQMIDHYLSDTLKETGKLAFAGGCALNVKLNQKIIDRADVKELFVQPASGDAGTAVGAAAYVSHARGVPVEKMEHVYLGPAYSNEDVIAACARHPSKPVWRRIDDMPERIARIMVDGNPVAWFQGRMEFGPRALGGRSIIGCPSATGVADRINEQIKFRERWRPFCPSMLDTVAPQMIKIDHPAPFMTFTFEVAEEWKTRVPEVVHEDGTSRAQVLKREYNPRYYDMMKALEALTGNGVSLNTSLNRRGEPMICSPTDALNMFFGSDLQYLIMEDILVVKEGANGYADD, from the coding sequence TTGGCATTGACGATTCTTGGCCTGTCCGGCGCCCTCAGCCATGACCCTTCCGCGGCCCTGTACATCGACGGCAAGCTGATTGCCGCTGCCGAAGAGGAACGCTTCGTGCGTGACAAGCATGCGAAGAACCGCATGCCCTACGAATCGGCGAAGTTCTGCCTGGAACAGGCCGGCATCAAGCCGTCGGATGTCGACGTGGTCGCCATTCCCTTCGCACCCATCAGCCTGTTCGGCAAGGCACGCTGGCACTACGCCAAGCGCTACTGGTACGCCCCGGACCGTGCGCTGGACGCCCTGTTGATGGGCAACCGCCGCTACAAGCGCTACCGCAAGAAGATCGTCTGGTGCCTGGAGCAGCTGGGCTTCGATCCGAAGAAGATCAAGATCGAGCCGGTCGAGCACCACCTGGCCCACGCCTCCAGCGCCTACCACTGCTCGGGCTTCAAGGAAAAGACCGCGATCCTCGGCATCGACGGCAAGGGCGAGTACGCCACCACCTTCTTCGGCTACGGCGAAAACGGCCGCATCCACAAGATCAAGGAATTCTTCGACCCGGATTCGCTGGGCGGCCTGTACGGCGCGATCACCGAATTCCTGGGCTTCGAGATGCTCGATGGCGAGTTCAAGGTCATGGGCATGGCGCCCTACGGCGACGCCAGCAAGTACGACTTCTCGCGTCTGGCCAGCTTCGAGAACGGCGAACTGGTGATCAACACCGAGTACGCCAACGTCATCGGCCTGCGCCGCTACAAAGAGAAGGGCAAGGGCTTCTACTTCACGCCCAAGCTGATCGAATGGCTGGGCCCCAAGCGTGAAGGCGATGTGGCCGACGAGCCGTACATCCACTACGCGGCCAGCATGCAGGCGCTGTTCGAGAAGCTGGCCTTGCAGATGATCGATCACTACCTGAGCGACACCCTCAAGGAAACCGGCAAGCTGGCCTTCGCCGGCGGCTGTGCGCTGAACGTCAAGCTCAACCAGAAGATCATCGACCGCGCCGACGTCAAGGAACTGTTCGTCCAGCCGGCGTCCGGCGATGCCGGCACCGCCGTGGGCGCCGCGGCCTACGTGTCCCATGCCCGCGGCGTGCCGGTGGAGAAGATGGAACACGTCTACCTCGGCCCGGCCTACTCCAACGAGGACGTCATCGCCGCGTGTGCCCGTCACCCGAGCAAACCGGTATGGCGCCGGATCGACGACATGCCCGAGCGCATCGCCAGAATCATGGTCGACGGCAACCCGGTCGCCTGGTTCCAGGGGCGCATGGAGTTCGGGCCGCGTGCACTCGGTGGCCGTTCGATCATCGGCTGCCCGAGCGCCACCGGCGTGGCCGACCGGATCAACGAGCAGATCAAGTTCCGCGAGCGCTGGAGACCGTTCTGCCCGTCGATGCTCGACACCGTGGCGCCGCAGATGATCAAGATCGATCACCCGGCACCGTTCATGACCTTCACCTTCGAAGTCGCCGAAGAGTGGAAGACCCGCGTGCCGGAAGTCGTCCACGAGGACGGCACGTCGCGGGCGCAGGTGCTCAAGCGCGAGTACAACCCGCGCTACTACGACATGATGAAGGCCCTGGAAGCGCTGACCGGCAACGGCGTCTCGCTGAACACCTCGCTCAACCGGCGTGGCGAGCCGATGATCTGCTCGCCGACCGATGCCTTGAACATGTTCTTCGGTTCGGACCTGCAATACTTGATCATGGAAGACATCCTGGTGGTCAAAGAGGGCGCGAACGGATATGCAGACGACTGA
- a CDS encoding lactate dehydrogenase, with product MNYRHAFHAGNHADVLKHIVLTRLIALMSRKEQPFAYLDTHAGLGLYDLQGDQASRTGEYLEGIARLWGRDDLPASTDDYLKVIRRLNPDGQLRYYPGSPELARRTMRQQDRALLNEKHPEDGPLLRENMKKDPRVVVHLGEGWHVPRALLPVQEKRAIMLIDPPFEQADELKRCTQSVKEAIGRMRQTVVALWYPIKDQRQLTRFYQDLTSTGAPKLLRVELYVHPQDSPQGLNGSGLAITNPPWGLEEELRELLPWLAGELAQSHGSWRMDWLIAE from the coding sequence ATGAACTATCGTCACGCCTTCCACGCCGGCAACCACGCCGACGTCCTGAAACACATCGTCCTGACCCGTCTCATTGCCTTGATGTCGCGCAAGGAGCAGCCGTTCGCCTACCTCGACACCCACGCCGGGCTGGGGCTGTACGATCTGCAAGGCGACCAGGCCAGCCGCACCGGCGAATATCTCGAAGGCATCGCCCGCCTGTGGGGGCGCGATGACCTGCCGGCGTCGACCGACGACTACCTCAAGGTGATCCGCCGGCTGAACCCCGACGGCCAGTTGCGCTACTACCCCGGCTCGCCGGAGCTGGCGCGCCGCACGATGCGCCAGCAGGACCGTGCGCTGCTCAACGAGAAGCACCCCGAAGACGGTCCGCTGCTGCGCGAGAACATGAAGAAGGACCCGCGCGTGGTGGTCCATCTCGGTGAAGGCTGGCATGTACCGCGGGCCTTGCTGCCGGTGCAGGAAAAGCGCGCCATCATGCTGATCGATCCGCCTTTCGAGCAGGCCGACGAGCTCAAGCGCTGCACCCAGTCGGTGAAAGAGGCCATCGGCCGCATGCGTCAGACCGTGGTCGCCCTCTGGTATCCGATCAAGGACCAGCGACAGTTGACGCGCTTCTACCAGGACCTGACCAGCACCGGCGCACCGAAACTGCTGCGGGTCGAGCTGTACGTCCATCCCCAGGACAGCCCGCAGGGCCTCAATGGGTCGGGTCTGGCGATCACCAACCCGCCCTGGGGCCTGGAGGAAGAGCTGCGCGAACTGCTGCCGTGGCTGGCCGGGGAGCTGGCGCAGAGCCACGGCAGCTGGCGGATGGATTGGCTCATCGCCGAGTGA
- a CDS encoding proline:sodium symporter PutP (involved in the sodium dependent uptake of proline): MGAFNPLTITFVIYIAAMVLIGFAAYRSTQNLSDYILGGRSLGSVVTALSAGASDMSGWLLMGLPGAIYLSGLSEAWIAIGLTLGAYLNWLFVAGRLRVQTEHNGDALTLPDFFASRFEDQSGLLRIISAIVILVFFTIYCASGIVAGARLFESTFGMPYETALWAGAAATIAYTFIGGFLAVSWTDTVQASLMIFALILTPVIVLISTGGFDTTFAAIELQDPAHFDMFKGATFVGIISLLGWGLGYFGQPHILARFMAADSVKSIAKARRISMTWMILCLAGTCAVGFFGIAYFSAHPGLAGPVTENHERVFIELAKILFNPWIAGILLSAILAAVMSTLSCQLLVCSSALTEDFYKAFLRKGASQRELVWVGRLMVLAVALVSIALAANPENRVLGLVAYAWAGFGAAFGPVVLISVLWKGMTRNGALAGIVVGALTVILWKNLAISSLYEIIPGFLFASIAIVLVSKLGRPTASMIDRFEKADAAYHSEK; the protein is encoded by the coding sequence ATGGGTGCATTCAATCCGCTCACGATCACCTTCGTGATCTACATCGCAGCAATGGTGCTGATCGGCTTTGCCGCCTATCGCTCCACGCAAAACCTCTCCGACTACATTCTCGGCGGTCGCAGCCTCGGCAGCGTGGTCACCGCCTTGTCCGCCGGTGCTTCCGACATGAGTGGCTGGTTGCTGATGGGCCTGCCGGGCGCCATCTACCTGTCCGGCCTTTCCGAAGCCTGGATCGCCATCGGCCTGACCCTCGGCGCCTACCTCAACTGGCTGTTCGTCGCCGGTCGTCTGCGCGTGCAGACCGAGCACAATGGCGACGCCCTGACGCTGCCGGACTTCTTCGCCAGCCGCTTCGAAGACCAGAGCGGTCTGCTGCGGATCATCTCGGCCATCGTGATTCTGGTGTTCTTCACCATCTACTGCGCTTCGGGCATCGTTGCCGGTGCGCGCCTGTTCGAAAGCACCTTCGGCATGCCGTACGAAACCGCCCTGTGGGCCGGTGCCGCCGCGACCATCGCCTACACCTTCATCGGTGGCTTTCTGGCGGTGAGCTGGACCGATACCGTGCAAGCCTCGCTGATGATCTTCGCGCTGATCCTGACGCCGGTGATCGTGCTGATCTCCACGGGCGGGTTCGACACCACGTTCGCAGCCATCGAGCTGCAGGATCCTGCGCATTTCGACATGTTCAAGGGCGCGACCTTCGTCGGCATCATCTCCCTGCTGGGCTGGGGTCTGGGCTATTTCGGTCAGCCGCACATCCTGGCGCGCTTCATGGCCGCCGATTCGGTCAAGTCGATCGCCAAGGCGCGCCGCATCTCCATGACCTGGATGATCCTGTGCCTGGCCGGTACCTGCGCGGTGGGCTTCTTCGGCATCGCCTACTTCTCGGCGCACCCGGGCCTGGCTGGCCCGGTCACCGAGAACCACGAGCGTGTGTTCATCGAGCTGGCCAAGATCCTGTTCAACCCCTGGATCGCGGGCATCCTGCTGTCGGCCATCCTGGCCGCCGTCATGAGTACCCTGAGCTGCCAGCTGCTGGTCTGCTCCAGTGCTTTGACCGAGGACTTCTACAAAGCCTTCCTGCGCAAAGGTGCATCGCAGCGTGAGCTGGTCTGGGTCGGTCGCCTGATGGTCCTGGCCGTGGCGCTGGTCTCCATCGCCCTGGCCGCCAACCCGGAAAACCGCGTACTGGGCCTGGTCGCCTACGCCTGGGCCGGCTTCGGTGCCGCCTTCGGTCCGGTGGTGCTGATCTCGGTCCTGTGGAAGGGCATGACCCGCAACGGCGCCCTGGCCGGCATCGTGGTCGGCGCGCTGACCGTCATCCTGTGGAAGAACCTGGCCATCTCCAGCCTGTACGAGATCATCCCAGGCTTCCTGTTCGCCAGCATCGCCATCGTCCTGGTCAGCAAGCTGGGTCGTCCGACCGCCAGCATGATCGATCGCTTCGAGAAGGCCGACGCGGCGTATCACAGCGAGAAGTAA
- the putA gene encoding trifunctional transcriptional regulator/proline dehydrogenase/L-glutamate gamma-semialdehyde dehydrogenase (proline utilization protein A; multifunctional protein that functions in proline catabolism in the first two enzymatic steps resulting in the conversion of proline to glutamate; in Escherichai coli this protein also self-regulates transcription via a DNA-binding domain at the N-terminus; forms dimers and is a peripherally membrane-associated protein), translating into MATTTLGVKLDDPTRERLKSAAQSIDRTPHWLIKQAIFNYLEKLEGGATLTELTAQTSANADDAGEVQADHEHQCFLEFAESILPQSVLRAAITGAYRRPEQEMVPMLLEQARLTTEQAEATNKLAVRIADKLRHQKSAGGRAGIVQGLLQEFSLSSQEGVALMCLAEALLRIPDKGTRDALIRDKISTGNWQPHLGNSPSLFVNAATWGLLLTGKLVSTHNESGLSSSLSRIIGKSGEPMIRKGVDMAMRLMGEQFVTGETIAEALANASRFESKGFRYSYDMLGEAALTEHDAQKYLASYEQAIHSIGKASHGRGIYEGPGISIKLSALHPRYSRAQYERVMEELYPRLLSLTLMAKQYDIGLNIDAEEADRLELSLDLLERLCFEPQLAGWNGIGFVIQAYQKRCPHVIDYVIDLAKRSRHRLMIRLVKGAYWDSEIKRAQVEGLEGYPVYTRKVYTDVSYVACARKLLAVPEAIYPQFATHNAHTLSAIYHIAGQNYYPGQYEFQCLHGMGEPLYEQVVGKVSDGKLNRPCRVYAPVGTHETLLAYLVRRLLENGANTSFVNRVADHTLSIQELVADPVVSIERMGTQEGRIGLPHPRIPLPRDLYGTERANSAGIDMSNEHRLASLSCALLATAHTDWKAAPLLGCAASEEAAAQVLNPSDHRDVVGHVQEATVADADNAIQCAVNAAPIWQATPPAERAAILERAADLMEAEIQPLMGLLVREAGKTYLNAIAEVREAVDFLRYYAVQARNDFSNDAHRPLGPVVCISPWNFPLAIFSGQVAAALAAGNPVLAKPAEQTPLIAAQAVRLLLEAGIPEGVLQLLPGRGETVGARLVGDDRVKGVMFTGSTEVARLLQRNVAGRLDAQGRPIPLIAETGGQNAMIVDSSALTEQVVVDVVSSAFDSAGQRCSALRVLCVQEDAADRVIEMLKGAMAQSRLGNPERLSVDIGPVIDAEAKQGIEKHIQGMRAKGRSIYQMALADAEECKRGTFVMPTLIELESFDELQREIFGPVLHVVRYNRRNLDQLIEQINASGYGLTLGVHTRIDETIAKVVENVNAGNMYVNRNIVGAVVGVQPFGGEGLSGTGPKAGGPLYLFRLLSTRPADAISRHFERVDGDTPLDNPARAQLLQPLQGYKAWANSNQLNDLAALCDSFVQQSQTGINRLLPGPTGERNSYTILPREHVLCLADSEADLQAQLAAVLAVGSSALFEDNEPGRSLRARLPRDVQAKVKLVADWHKDDVAFDAVLHHGDSDQLRAICEQVAKRAGAIVGVQGLSSGDHQIALERLVIERAVSVNTAAAGGNASLMTIG; encoded by the coding sequence ATGGCGACGACCACCCTTGGGGTCAAACTCGACGACCCGACCCGTGAACGACTCAAGAGCGCAGCGCAGTCCATCGACCGCACGCCGCATTGGTTGATCAAGCAGGCAATCTTCAATTACCTCGAGAAACTCGAGGGTGGCGCCACCTTGACCGAACTGACCGCCCAGACTTCGGCCAACGCCGACGACGCGGGTGAAGTACAGGCCGACCACGAGCATCAGTGCTTCCTCGAGTTCGCCGAAAGCATCCTGCCGCAATCGGTGCTGCGCGCCGCCATCACCGGTGCCTACCGTCGCCCCGAGCAAGAAATGGTGCCGATGCTGCTGGAGCAGGCGCGCCTCACGACCGAGCAGGCCGAGGCCACCAACAAGCTCGCCGTGCGCATCGCCGACAAGCTGCGTCATCAGAAGAGCGCAGGCGGCCGGGCCGGTATCGTGCAAGGCCTGCTGCAGGAATTCTCTTTGTCCTCCCAGGAAGGCGTGGCCCTGATGTGCCTGGCCGAAGCCCTGCTGCGTATCCCCGACAAAGGTACCCGTGACGCCCTGATCCGCGACAAGATCAGCACCGGCAACTGGCAGCCGCACCTGGGCAACAGCCCATCGCTGTTCGTCAACGCCGCGACCTGGGGCCTGCTGCTGACCGGCAAGCTGGTCTCCACGCACAACGAGTCGGGCCTGTCGTCCTCGCTCAGCCGCATCATCGGCAAGAGCGGCGAACCGATGATCCGCAAGGGCGTCGACATGGCCATGCGCCTGATGGGCGAGCAGTTCGTCACCGGCGAAACCATCGCCGAAGCCCTGGCCAACGCCAGCCGCTTCGAGTCCAAGGGCTTCCGCTACTCCTACGACATGCTCGGCGAAGCTGCACTGACCGAGCACGACGCACAGAAATACCTGGCGTCCTACGAGCAGGCCATCCACTCGATCGGCAAGGCCTCCCACGGCCGTGGCATCTATGAAGGCCCCGGCATCTCGATCAAGCTCTCGGCGCTGCACCCGCGCTACAGCCGTGCCCAGTACGAGCGTGTGATGGAAGAGCTGTACCCGCGCCTGCTGTCGCTGACCCTGATGGCCAAGCAGTACGACATCGGCCTGAACATCGACGCCGAGGAAGCCGACCGCCTGGAGCTGTCCCTGGACCTGCTCGAGCGCCTGTGCTTCGAGCCGCAACTGGCGGGCTGGAACGGTATCGGCTTCGTCATCCAGGCCTACCAGAAACGCTGCCCGCACGTGATCGACTACGTCATCGACCTGGCCAAGCGCAGCCGTCATCGCCTGATGATCCGTCTGGTCAAGGGCGCCTACTGGGACAGCGAGATCAAGCGCGCCCAGGTCGAAGGCCTCGAGGGCTACCCGGTCTACACCCGCAAGGTCTACACCGACGTGTCCTACGTCGCCTGTGCCCGCAAGCTGCTGGCGGTGCCGGAAGCCATCTACCCGCAGTTCGCCACCCACAACGCCCACACGCTGTCGGCCATCTACCACATCGCCGGCCAGAACTACTACCCCGGCCAGTACGAGTTCCAGTGCCTGCACGGCATGGGCGAGCCGCTCTACGAGCAGGTCGTGGGCAAGGTGTCCGACGGCAAGCTGAACCGTCCGTGCCGCGTGTACGCGCCGGTCGGCACCCACGAGACCCTGCTGGCCTACCTGGTCCGCCGTCTGCTGGAAAACGGCGCCAACACCTCGTTCGTCAACCGCGTGGCCGACCATACCCTGTCGATCCAGGAACTGGTCGCCGACCCGGTCGTCAGCATCGAGCGCATGGGCACCCAGGAAGGCCGCATCGGCCTGCCGCACCCACGCATCCCGCTGCCGCGCGACCTCTATGGCACCGAGCGCGCCAACTCGGCGGGCATCGACATGTCCAACGAACACCGTCTGGCCTCGCTGTCCTGCGCCCTGCTGGCCACCGCGCACACCGACTGGAAGGCCGCGCCGCTGCTGGGCTGCGCCGCCAGTGAAGAAGCCGCTGCCCAGGTCCTGAACCCGTCGGATCATCGTGACGTGGTCGGTCATGTGCAGGAAGCCACCGTCGCCGACGCCGACAACGCCATCCAGTGCGCCGTCAACGCCGCGCCGATCTGGCAGGCCACCCCGCCTGCGGAACGCGCCGCCATCCTGGAACGCGCCGCCGACCTGATGGAAGCCGAGATCCAGCCACTGATGGGCCTGCTGGTACGCGAGGCGGGCAAGACCTACCTCAACGCCATCGCCGAAGTGCGCGAAGCCGTGGACTTCCTGCGCTACTACGCGGTGCAGGCACGCAACGACTTCAGCAACGACGCCCATCGCCCGCTCGGCCCGGTGGTCTGCATCAGCCCGTGGAACTTCCCCCTGGCGATCTTCTCCGGCCAGGTGGCCGCCGCGCTCGCCGCCGGCAACCCGGTACTGGCCAAACCGGCCGAGCAGACCCCGCTGATCGCCGCCCAGGCCGTGCGCCTGCTGCTGGAAGCCGGCATTCCGGAAGGCGTGCTGCAACTGCTGCCAGGCCGTGGCGAGACCGTCGGTGCGCGCCTGGTCGGTGACGATCGCGTCAAGGGCGTGATGTTCACCGGCTCCACCGAGGTTGCCCGTCTGCTGCAACGCAACGTCGCCGGTCGCCTGGACGCCCAGGGCCGTCCGATCCCGCTGATCGCCGAAACCGGTGGCCAGAACGCGATGATCGTCGACTCCTCCGCGCTGACCGAACAGGTGGTGGTGGACGTGGTGTCCTCGGCCTTCGACAGTGCCGGCCAGCGCTGCTCGGCGCTGCGTGTCCTGTGCGTGCAGGAAGACGCCGCCGACCGCGTGATCGAAATGCTCAAGGGCGCCATGGCGCAGAGCCGTCTCGGCAACCCCGAGCGCCTGTCCGTGGACATCGGCCCGGTGATCGACGCCGAAGCCAAGCAGGGCATCGAGAAGCACATCCAGGGCATGCGCGCCAAAGGCCGCTCCATCTACCAGATGGCCCTGGCCGATGCCGAGGAATGCAAGCGTGGCACCTTCGTCATGCCGACCCTGATCGAGCTGGAAAGCTTCGACGAGCTGCAGCGTGAGATCTTCGGCCCGGTCCTGCACGTGGTGCGCTACAACCGCCGCAACCTCGACCAACTGATCGAACAGATCAACGCCTCCGGCTATGGCCTGACCCTGGGCGTGCACACCCGGATCGACGAAACCATCGCCAAGGTGGTGGAGAACGTCAACGCCGGCAACATGTACGTCAACCGCAACATCGTCGGTGCCGTGGTCGGCGTCCAGCCGTTCGGTGGTGAAGGCCTGTCGGGCACCGGCCCGAAAGCCGGCGGCCCGCTGTACCTGTTCCGCCTGTTGTCGACCCGTCCGGCCGATGCCATCTCGCGTCACTTCGAACGCGTCGACGGCGACACACCGCTGGACAACCCGGCCCGTGCCCAGCTGCTTCAGCCGCTGCAGGGCTACAAGGCCTGGGCCAACAGCAACCAGCTGAACGACCTGGCAGCCCTGTGCGACAGCTTCGTCCAGCAGTCGCAGACCGGCATCAACCGCCTGCTGCCCGGCCCGACCGGCGAGCGCAACAGCTACACCATCCTGCCGCGCGAGCACGTGCTGTGCCTGGCCGACAGCGAGGCGGACCTGCAGGCGCAACTGGCGGCGGTCCTGGCCGTCGGCAGCTCGGCACTGTTCGAGGACAACGAACCGGGCCGCTCGCTGCGAGCGCGCCTGCCACGGGACGTACAGGCCAAGGTCAAGCTGGTCGCCGACTGGCACAAGGACGACGTCGCCTTCGACGCCGTGCTGCACCATGGCGATTCCGACCAGCTGCGCGCGATCTGCGAGCAGGTGGCCAAGCGTGCCGGTGCGATCGTCGGCGTCCAGGGCCTGTCCAGTGGCGACCACCAGATCGCCCTGGAGCGCCTGGTGATCGAGCGCGCAGTCAGCGTCAACACGGCAGCGGCAGGCGGTAACGCCAGCCTGATGACCATCGGCTGA